One genomic window of Quercus lobata isolate SW786 chromosome 9, ValleyOak3.0 Primary Assembly, whole genome shotgun sequence includes the following:
- the LOC115962267 gene encoding heavy metal-associated isoprenylated plant protein 31: MSAMVEVRVPNLDCEGCATKLKKALFKLKGVEDVEVEMETQKITVRGYALEEKKVLKAIKRAGKAVEPWPFPGYSHFASFYKYPTYIVNHYYDTYKNEATTGVHTFFQTPAVYSVAVASDEAIASLFSDDNAHACTIM, encoded by the exons ATGTCTGCa ATGGTGGAGGTGAGAGTTCCGAACCTTGACTGTGAGGGATGTGCTACTAAGTTGAAGAAAGCTCTCTTCAAGCTCAAAG GAGTAGAAGATGTAGAAGTAGAAATGGAGACACAAAAGATTACAGTGAGAGGATATGCCTTGGAGGAAAAAAAGGTTCTTAAAGCAATCAAGAGAGCTGGAAAAGCAGTGGAGCCATGGCCATTCCCTGGATACTCTCATTTTGCCTCATTTTACAAATACCCAACTTACATTGTTAACCATTATTATGACACATACAAAAATGAAGCTACCACAGGCGTACACACTTTCTTCCAAACCCCTGCTGTTTATTCAGTCGCCGTCGCATCCGATGAAGCCATTGCTTCACTCTTTAGCGATGACAATGCGCATGCTTGTACAATCATGTGA